The sequence gaaaagtatttaataaaattatgatactgaacTTAGtcgacgtttaataatttttgaatttattttaaatgataaattataaaagaaaaaaaagtatttgaaaaaatagcacttgtagtttttttaattttctacatgtgcatatttttagtttttatgcttttgtaattaattagttgaaaaaaaaaaattcgaaaattgtcaattgtcAGTTAACGTAAAGATCCTAATAACATTTCTATTTTAACGGTGTGATAAATGTACCtttgtataaatttgaaaaattatgtcacactttttacaaattattttatttaaatttttgaaatgtcaaaaattggCCAAAACGGTACTTCTACCTTacttgtttttaattcatctagaaaaataattaatttgcttaatcgtaacttttttaaattaatgtaccTGAAGATTAGAACGTTTTTTGTGTAAcgaaaatgaacaaaaatttatgtaatttgactACTTAGGGGGTAGTTCCGGAGCTTGAAGGTGGCCCAAGATTTTCGGCTGACATACCAGCATCTATATGCGAAACATTTAAGAAATCTAGTcatccagtagatttttttacttttcaatttatttttttcattgcgcgaaaaacgttcccatctttaagtaaatttaagttaGCTGAAAGTTATCTTACATATTTCATACATCATAAacatacttaataaataattaaaaaatttgtatttattttagattcaTTCCAAGgatgtaaataaattccagCAGGCATACTGGAATCTATTAAAAGCAAATATAAAtggactgaaaaaattaaaaaaagtgaaaagtgCAAAGCCTAAAGCTCactaatcaaattaatatttatttatataatttttttttttttttaattcaataattaaatgcaatttatGGTAATAGATTtatgtctaataattatttcgtaCATAggtattatatttaatcgcGTCAATTTTGCACTTGAATCGTAAAATTATCTTTcatgtattataatttaaattttctatcttcTAATAGAGAAACCAcgtgttaatttttatcagaaaacaATTAtaggaaaagaaaaattaatttcaattaaattaaatgcgttgtgatttttaataaaaataaaaactacaaTTCTTGTTTAACTTGATCAGGAATACGTGATAGATACCACGAATGCTGTTCACCGGGTGCTGTAGCCAGTACTCCTTTAGTATTAGGATGTTCAGTATCAGCGTCATACGGATAATTATCACCATATAGATCAGTAAGAGCTCCTCCTGCGGCATGTAGCACCGCTTCTGGAGCACAAGTATCCCATCTTTTACATCCAGGGCTTGCAAATACGTAGGCATTTGCTTTGCCTTCTAATAAAAGCATTACTTTATGACCAGCTCCTCCTACTCTTATGACTTCATCAGGTTCTATAGCATCCAGTGCTGCTTGAACAGTTTTATTGGAATGCGACCTAATGATTacaattttagaaattataagtacaaaatttaataactcatttattaattgatattaataaatatatatatgtgattaatttaattccaaTACCGTgtagttgtaattattttcttcccAGCTGGTGGTGGGATTGGTTTGAACCCACCGATTCCAACTTTATCAATACCCCACAGAGTACGACCTAGTGATGATTTTTGAACGTCTTTATAATAAGGTTGATGAATTACACCTCCCACAGCTTTTTTTCCTACTGCGACACCAACTAATACTGTAATGTGGTCCACTAATCCTTGAGTGAATTCAGAAGTAcctgtaatatttttaattgctcataaaataaaaggagTAATTGGCTGTAATCACAATTGGATACATTTCCTAagggccagtttttcaaaccggggtttatttttatccgacTTTAAATCAATACTGCCAGTATATcgatacataaataatatatacagcaataataatttaaaccctGTTTGATAAACTGGCCCTAAGTCATAAAATGCAGTATTATTATACGTCTACAGCAGActctgattttaaaaaatgattcaattcatgctaagtgtatatctatacattagtcgattcaaattattttaaatcatttcatatTGTTTCgcattatttcaaataattgttcTTAATCAGGGGAGTGTGGCCAAAATTGAGGAATAAAAAGTATgtcacaaattaaattataaattaaaatactagtaaaaattattaatagactCATCAATCTAGGAGACAATGTTATAacatttaacaaataaataataattattattttaccatCAAGTGGATCAACCCATACACACACGTCTTTTGGAGAAACATTTTCAAGATAATCAGGAAGTTTAACCTTCAATACATCTTGATCTAAATCGGTAACAATCCAATCTGATGGGACTTCACATCTGGATGTTCCCTCTTCTCCAATAATAGTTATATCTGGAAATTGTCTACTCAATGATTCTATAATACAATTTTGGGCAGAACGATCAGCTTCTGTTTGCAAATCATTAACTCCTTtatcaacaatatttaaatctccTTGTGTAAATATATCACGAATTATTTTTCCTGCTTGCGTTGCTGCTACTACTGATGAAGCGACCAGACGGGTCATCAGTGGATGACACTGtgccatttttaatttgtatatattttaatattaatattaaataattggtctatctgtaatataaaaaaatataattactatttaataatttcaatttattgtcattgtgtaacatataatgataatgacaagtaattaattaattaaagaaagtgaatatattaattttattatttaccttaATCTTaattgaattagttttttttttattttataaataagcaTCAAAACCAGTATGAAGAATTTATGAGTGACAGACTACTTTTAAAAAAGgcggtaaaaatattaatcagttttatttaatttaaaaatattcagataataatttatctaatttctGTACGTACAATAACCATTTATAATTAGGATATTGTTGtaacaatatataatattaaataatagaaatgtactttaataaatttaagaataaaaaaatgatatcatTAGACATTTTAAATAACCGCCATTTTGAAATCATGTGAccgaattattaattttttaaggagtgtgaatatagcagacgtcagacaaattaaaaagtataaataaatagaataaataatttaaaaaattatattttaaaaaatgcacttattatattattatgcacttatattattttaaaattttttaaatgcccattttttaaaaattttattttattaattatttactctatttttttttatttcaaatttgtttgatgtctgctacattcacactcataattttttatgaccctgaagttggctgacatctaataatttttgaattattttaaaaacgataaattgtaaaaaaattatttgaaaaattgcacctgtagcttttttaatttttctacatgcgcgtatgtttagttttttttttttttgtaattaattcactgaacgaaaaattaaaaaaattttaaattgtctgctAGCTTCAGGatggtgattttttttttgtaatatttgaTCGGTAAAA comes from Microplitis demolitor isolate Queensland-Clemson2020A chromosome 8, iyMicDemo2.1a, whole genome shotgun sequence and encodes:
- the LOC103573216 gene encoding 3'(2'),5'-bisphosphate nucleotidase 1, with the translated sequence MAQCHPLMTRLVASSVVAATQAGKIIRDIFTQGDLNIVDKGVNDLQTEADRSAQNCIIESLSRQFPDITIIGEEGTSRCEVPSDWIVTDLDQDVLKVKLPDYLENVSPKDVCVWVDPLDGTSEFTQGLVDHITVLVGVAVGKKAVGGVIHQPYYKDVQKSSLGRTLWGIDKVGIGGFKPIPPPAGKKIITTTRSHSNKTVQAALDAIEPDEVIRVGGAGHKVMLLLEGKANAYVFASPGCKRWDTCAPEAVLHAAGGALTDLYGDNYPYDADTEHPNTKGVLATAPGEQHSWYLSRIPDQVKQEL